The proteins below come from a single Cervus elaphus chromosome 4, mCerEla1.1, whole genome shotgun sequence genomic window:
- the CIC gene encoding protein capicua homolog isoform X3, whose protein sequence is MYSAHRPLVPASGAASRGLGMFVWTNVEPRSVAVFPWHSLVPFLAPSQPDPSVQPSEAQQPASHPVASNQSKEPAESAAVAHEQPPGGTGNADPGRPPGATCPESPGPGPPHTLGVVDPGKGPPPTTEEEAPGPPGEPRLDSETESDHDDAFLSIMSPEIQLPLPPGKRRTQSLSALPKERDSSSEKDGRSPNKREKDHIRRPMNAFMIFSKRHRALVHQRHPNQDNRTVSKILGEWWYALGPKEKQKYHDLAFQVKEAHFKAHPDWKWCNKDRKKSSSEAKPTSLGLAGGHKEPRERSMSETGTAAAPGVSAELLSVTAQTLLSSDTKTPGSGSCGAERLHAVGGPGSARPRAFSHSGVHSLDGGEVDSQALQELTQMVSGPTSYAGPKPSTQYGAPGPFAAPGEGGTLAASGRPPLLPTRASRSQRAASEDMTSDEERMVICEEEGDDDVIADDGFGTTDIDLKCKERVTDSESGDSSGEDPEGSKGFGRKVFSPVIRSSFTHCRPSLDPEPPGPPDPPAGFGKGYGPTSSASSPAASSSSAATSFPLGSGTFKAQESGQGSTTGPLRPPPAGTGGPATPSKATRFLPTDPATFRRKRPESVGGLEPPGPSVIAAPPSGGGGVLQTLVLPSNKEEREGSGARVLSAPAPSLAYGAPATPLSRPAATMVTNVVRPVSSTPVPIASKPFPAPGRAEASPGDTAGARTEAVTGSRAPGGSPLGVSLVYSDKKSGAATSTAPHLVAGPLLGTVGKAPATVTNLLVGTPGYGAPAPPAVQFIAQGGPGSGAAAGSGAGAGSGPNGPMPLGILQPGPLGKAGGITQVQYILPTLPQQLQVAPAPGTKAAAPGGPAPTTSIRFTLPPGTSTNGKVLAATAPTPGIPILQSVPSAPPPKAQSVSPVQAPPPGGSAQLLPGKVLVPLATPSMSMRGGGAGQPLPLVSPPFSVPVQNGAQPPSKIIQLTPVPVSTPSGLVPPLSPAPLPGPASQPQKVLLPSSTRITYVQSAGGHALPLGTSPASSQPGTVTSYGPTSSVALGFTSLGPSGPAFVQPLLSGQAPLLAPGQVGVSPVPSPQLPPTCAAASGPVITAFYPGSPVPTSSAPLAQPSQAPPGLVYTVATSTTPPAAPILPKGPPAPTAATPAPASPFPSATGSMTYSLVAPKAQRPTPKAPQKVKAAIASIPVGSFEAGAPGRPGPAPRQPLEPGPARDPPASESELEGRPATPAPPLPPETWTPTARSSPPLPPPAEEQTSTKGPETMASKFPSSSSDWRVPGLGLESRGEPPTPPSPALAPAPAPGSSSGSSEGGSGRAAGDTPERKEAASAGKKVKVRPPPLKKTFDSVDNRVLSEVDFEERFAELPEFRPEEVLPSPTLQSLATSPRAILGSYRKKRKNSTDLDSAPEDPTSPKRKMRRRSSCSSEPNTPKSAKCEGDIFTFERTGTEAEDVLGELEYEKVPYSSLRRTLDQRRALVMQLFQDHGFFPSAQATAAFQARYADIFPSKVCLQLKIREVRQKIMQAATPSEQPPGAEAPLPGPPPTGTAAAPVPTPSPAGGPDPTSPGSDSGTAPAAPPLPPPPEPGPGQPGWEGPPQPSPPPSGPSTAATGR, encoded by the exons ATGTACTCAGCCCACAGGCCCTTGGTGCCCGCGTCCGGCGCGGCCTCCCGTGGCCTCGGCATGTTCG TGTGGACAAATGTGGAGCCTCGCTCTGTGGCCGTGTTCCCCTGGCACTCCTTAGtccccttcctggcccccagccaGCCTGACCCCTCTGTCCAGCCAAGTGAGGCCCAGCAACCTGCCAGCCACCCCGTGGCCTCCAACCAGAGCAAAG AACCTGCTGAGTCGGCGGCCGTTGCTCACGAGCAGCCACCGGGCGGGACAGGGAATGCTGACCCGGGGCGGCCCCCTGGAGCCACATGCCCTGAGAGCCCAGGGCCCGGACCCCCCCACACTTTGGGGGTGGTGGATCCTGGGAAAGGCCCCCCTCCCACCACGGAGGAGGAGGCCCCTGGACCGCCAGGAGAGCCACGGCTGGACAGCGAGACAGAGAGTGACCACGACGATGC CTTCCTCTCCATCATGTCTCCTGAGATCCAGTTGCCCCTGCCGCCCGGGAAACGCCGGACCCAGTCCCTCAGCGCCCTGCCCAAGGAACGAGACTCGTCTTCAGAGAAGGATGGACGCAGCCCCAACAAG CGGGAGAAGGACCATATCCGGCGGCCTATGAATGCCTTCATGATCTTCAGCAAGCGGCACCGGGCCCTGGTCCACCAGCGCCACCCCAACCAGGACAACCGGACTGTCAGTAAGATCCTGGGCGAGTGGTGGTATGCCCTGGGGCCCAAGGAGAAGCAGAAGTACCACGACCTGGCCTTCCAG GTGAAAGAGGCTCACTTTAAGGCCCACCCAGATTGGAAGTGGTGCAACAAGGACCGGAAGAAGTCCAGCTCAGAGGCCAAGCCCACGAGCTTGGGGCTGGCAGGAGGGCACAAGGAGCCGAGGGAGCGGAGCATGTCGGAGACAGGCACTGCCGCTGCCCCCGGAG TGTCTGCGGAGCTCCTGTCTGTCACGGCCCAGACACTCTTGAGCTCAGATACCAAGACTCCAGGGAGCGGCTCCTGTGGGGCAGAGCGTCTGCACGCTGTCGGGGGACCTGGCTCGGCCCGGCCCcgcgccttctcccacagtgGGGTCCACAGCCTGGACGGCGGAGAGGTAGACAGCCAGGCGTTGCAGGAACTGACTCAG ATGGTGTCTGGCCCCACATCCTACGCTGGTCCAAAGCCCTCCACCCAGTATGGGGCTCCAGGCCCCTTTGCGGCGCCCGGGGAGGGAGGCACCCTAGCAGCCAGTGGACGGCCCCCACTGCTCCCCACCCGGGCTTCCCGCTCCCAGCGTGCAGCCAGTGAGGACATGACCAGTGATGAGGAACGCATGGTCATCTGTGAGGAGGAGGGGGACGATGATGTCATTG CTGATGATGGCTTCGGCACCACTGACATCGACCTCAAGTGCAAGGAGCGGGTGACTGACAGCGAGAGTGGAGACAGTTCCGGGGAGGACCCGGAGGGCAGCAAG GGCTTCGGCCGGAAGGTGTTCTCACCTGTGATCCGTTCCTCCTTTACTCACTGCCGTCCGTCGCTGGACCCTGAGCCTCCAGGGCCCCCAGATCCACCTGCAGGCTTCGGCAAAGGCTACGGGCCCACCTCCTCCGCGTCCTCgcctgctgcctcctcctcctcagccgCCACCTCCTTCCCATTGGGCTCAGGGACCTTCAAGGCCCAGGAGTCAGGTCAGGGCAGCACCACAGGCCCCCTCCGTCCCCCACCTGCTGGAACTGGGGGCCCAGCAACACCTTCTAAGGCCACCCGGTTTCTCCCCACGGATCCTGCCACCTTCCGTCGCAAGAGACCTGAAAGCGTGGGCGGCCTGGAGCCACCGGGCCCCTCAGTCATCGCGGCGCCTCCCAGCGGGGGAGGAGGCGTCCTGCAGACACTGGTCCTGCCCTCAAACAAGGAGGAGCGGGAGGGCAGCGGCGCGCGTGTGCTCTCAGCCCCGGCGCCCTCGCTGGCCTACGGGGCCCCGGCAACCCCCCTGTCCCGCCCGGCCGCCACCATGGTCACCAACGTGGTGCGGCCCGTCAGCAGCACTCCTGTGCCCATTGCCTCCAAGCCTTTCCCTGCTCCCGGCCGGGCCGAAGCGTCTCCTGGTGACACAGCTGGCGCCAGGACTGAGGCGGTCACTGGGTCCCGGGCACCGGGGGGCTCCCCACTGGGCGTCAGCTTAGTGTATTCGGACAAGAAGTCAGGAGCGGCAACCTCTACGGCCCCACACCTGGTGGCTGGGCCCCTCCTGGGCACTGTGGGGAAGGCGCCAGCCACCGTCACCAACTTGCTGGTGGGCACCCCAGGCTACGGGGCCCCAGCGCCACCTGCTGTCCAGTTCATTGCCCAGGGGGGCCCTGGCAGTGGGGCAGCTGCGGGCTCGGGGGCCGGTGCTGGGAGTGGCCCCAATGGGCCAATGCCCCTGGGCATCCTGCAGCCGGGTCCCCTGGGCAAGGCTGGGGGCATCACCCAGGTGCAGTACATTCTGCCCACGCTGCCCCAGCAACTGCAAGTGGCACCAGCCCCTGGGACCAAGGCAGCGGCGCCCGGcggccctgcccccaccaccagCATCCGTTTCACCCTCCCGCCGGGCACCTCCACCAATGGCAAAGTCCTGGCTGCCACCGCACCCACTCCTGGCATCCCCATCCTGCAGTCCGTgccctccgccccgccccccaaAG CCCAGTCCGTGTCTCCTgtgcaggccccgcccccaggtggctcagcccagctgctgcctgggAAGGTACTCGTGCCCTTGGCCACCCCCAGCATGTCCATGCGGGGAGGAGGGGCCGGCCAGCCGCTGCCGCTGGTGAGCCCGCCCTTCTCAGTACCTGTGCAGAACGGCGCTCAGCCACCCAGCAAG ATCATCCAGCTGACTCCGGTGCCTGTGAGCACACCCAGCGGCCTGGTGCCGCCCCTCAGCCCGGCCCCGCTCCCCGGCCCCGCCTCGCAGCCTCAGAAGGTCCTGCTGCCCTCCTCCACGCG GATCACCTACGTGCAGTCAGCAGGTGGGCACGCGCTGCCCCTGGGCACCAGTCCTGCTTCCAGTCAGCCTGGAACAGTCACCTCGTATGGACCCACGAGCTCGGTCGCCCTCGGCTTCACCTCGCTGGGGCCCAGCGGCCCCGCCTTCGTGCAGCCCCTGCTTTCAG GCCAAGCCCCACTGCTGGCTCCTGGCCAGGTGGGCGTGTCACCCGTGCCCAGCCCCCAGCTGCCTCCCACCTGCGCAGCCGCCAGTGGTCCCGTCATCACGGCGTTTTACCCCGGCAGCCCCGTGCCCACCTCCTCAGCACCCCTGGCCCAGCCATCCCAGGCCCCCCCAGGCCTGGTCTACACTGTGGCCACCAGCACCACCCCACCTGCTGCCCCCATCCTGCCCAAGGGCCCACCGGCACCCACTGCtgccaccccagcccctgccagcccTTTCCCTAGCGCCACAG GCTCCATGACATACAGTTTAGTGGCCCCCAAGGCCCAGCGGCCCACCCCTAAGGCCCCCCAGAAAGTGAAGGCGGCCATCGCCAGCATTCCCGTGGGCTCCTTCGAGGCTGGTGCCCCTGGGAGGCCAGGCCCTGCACCCCGGCAACCCTTGGAGCCTGGCCCAGCCCGTGATCCCCCAGCGTCCGAGTCAGAGCTTGAGGGGCGGCCAGCAACACCAGCCCCTCCACTGCCCCCCGAGACCTGGACTCCCACAGCCCGGAGCAGTCCCCCGCTGCCCCCACCTGCTGAGGAGCAGACCAGCACCAAGGGCCCGGAGACCATG GCCAGCAAATTCCCCAGCTCGTCTTCAGACTGGCGTGTCCCTGGGCTGGGCCTGGAGAGCCGAGgggagccccccacccctcccagcccggccctggctccagccccagctcctggtagcagcagcggcagcagtgaGGGCGGCAGTGGGAGGGCGGCCGGGGACACCCCTGAGCGCAAGGAGGCAGCTAGTGCCGGCAAGAAGGTGAAGGTGCGGCCCCCGCCCCTGAAGAagacctttgactctgtggacaa CAGGGTCCTGTCGGAGGTGGACTTCGAGGAGCGCTTTGCCGAGCTGCCCGAGTTCCGGCCTGAGGAGGTGCTGCCCTCGCCCACCTTGCAGTCTCTGGCCACCTCGCCCCGGGCCATCCTGGGCTCCTACCGCAAGAAGAGGAAGAATTCCACTG ATCTGGACTCGGCCCCCGAGGACCCCACCTCGCCCAAGCGCAAGATGAGGAGGCGCTCCAGCTGCAGCTCGGAGCCCAACACCCCCAAGAGTGCCAAGTGCGAGGGCGACATCTTCACCTTTGAACGCACAG GCACAGAAGCTGAGGACGTGCTCGGGGAGCTGGAGTACGAGAAGGTGCCCTACTCGTCGCTGCGGCGCACCCTGGACCAGCGCCGGGCCCTGGTCATGCAGCTCTTCCAGGACCACGGCTTCTTCCCGTCAG CCCAGGCCACAGCAGCCTTCCAGGCCCGCTACGCGGACATCTTCCCCTCCAAGGTCTGTCTGCAGCTGAAGATCCGTGAGGTGCGCCAGAAGATCATGCAGGCGGCCACTCCCTCAGAACAGCCCCCAGGAGCCGAGGCCCCCCTCCCCGGACCGCCCCCTACTGGCACTGCTGCTGCCCCTGTTCCCACTCCCAGCCCCGCGGGGGGCCCTGACCCCACCTCACCTGGCTCGGACTCTGGCACAGCCCCGGCTGCCCCGCCACTGCCTCCACCCCCCGAGCCGGGGCCTGgacagcctggctgggaggggccCCCCCAACCCTCACCACCCCCCTCTGGTCCCTCCACAGCTGCCACAGGCAGGTGA